The following are from one region of the Halarcobacter sp. genome:
- a CDS encoding Jag N-terminal domain-containing protein translates to MKQFEGKNLEEVYELASNEFGCSITELDIEIVQQASKGFLGIGKKNAIITAIPKKRRRDNRRAKEHKFKKKDIKIEEFSKRMEDSHKRDERAEQKRRKEEKRREPKLNKVPKVEGKERIFDNFYNESDNKNEVAKIIVKKDKQDILEEVNSGLISLFQDTCYGIDNIKVEFYDEETLYIEFTGEDSALLIGKEGYRYKALSYILFNWINEKYGLMLRLEVAEFLKNQEASIHTYLEPVIETIKEKGSFKTKPLDGILVHIALKKLREEFPEKYVAVKTNVRGDKYVLVNEYRSKEQ, encoded by the coding sequence ATGAAACAATTTGAGGGAAAAAATTTAGAAGAGGTTTATGAGTTAGCGTCAAACGAGTTTGGTTGTTCAATCACAGAATTAGATATTGAGATTGTTCAACAAGCTTCAAAAGGTTTTTTAGGAATAGGTAAAAAAAATGCAATAATTACAGCTATTCCTAAAAAAAGAAGAAGAGATAATAGAAGAGCTAAAGAGCATAAATTTAAGAAAAAAGATATAAAAATTGAAGAGTTCTCAAAAAGAATGGAAGATTCTCATAAAAGAGATGAACGAGCTGAACAAAAAAGAAGAAAAGAAGAAAAAAGAAGAGAACCTAAATTAAATAAAGTACCTAAAGTTGAAGGTAAAGAAAGAATTTTTGATAACTTTTATAATGAATCTGACAATAAAAATGAAGTTGCAAAAATTATTGTAAAAAAAGATAAACAAGATATTTTAGAAGAAGTGAATTCTGGTCTTATCTCTTTATTTCAAGATACATGTTATGGTATTGATAATATTAAAGTTGAATTTTATGATGAAGAGACTTTATACATCGAATTCACAGGTGAAGATTCAGCTTTATTAATAGGAAAAGAGGGTTATAGATATAAAGCACTTTCTTATATTCTTTTTAACTGGATAAATGAAAAATATGGACTTATGTTAAGACTTGAAGTTGCAGAGTTCTTAAAAAATCAAGAGGCTTCAATCCATACATATTTAGAGCCAGTTATTGAAACAATAAAAGAAAAAGGTTCTTTCAAAACAAAACCTTTAGATGGAATCTTAGTACATATTGCACTTAAAAAATTAAGAGAAGAATTCCCTGAAAAATATGTTGCTGTTAAAACAAATGTTAGGGGAGACAAATATGTACTTGTAAATGAGTACAGAAGTAAAGAGCAATAA
- the yidC gene encoding membrane protein insertase YidC, which translates to MNNMNQDNGMQKRMLIMTLVVFVFFIAYEFLVLKPQQEEKQKQQEIAKQQNQNAAPDVASTTDAMVQSAPTDASMSKSINALTSKAVGKADIITTIKTAKSIIEIDKLGRVAQVTLTDSIYKDGEGHEIKLFEADQLRPLEVRFANTDINNKAFQTSYTSTVSNVDATKNAQKFVLTQNVDGLVLTKEFTVYPDGHYDLNVKSSQKEQFFITNGFRPNVLADMYADHGVYVKQNDGTMELTSDEDLDKVKSYTGIKFVSNFDRYYATVIYNFEKSLQISLMPDSSKNPQAFAHALGEISFSGYMGPKNFNDLKALNPELTDVIEYGWFTFIAKPMFTFLQFLHGYIGNWGWTIVILTIIIKLVLYPLSYKGMVSMQKLKDLAPKMKEIQAKYKDDKQKQSMHMMELYKKHGANPMGGCLPLILQIPVFFAIYRVLLNSIELKGAEWILWIHDLAEMDPYYVLPILMGASMFVQQKITPNTMQDEMQKKIFQMLPIIFTFFFLWFPAGLTLYWFTNNLFTIAQQYSINKIFERQRAAKK; encoded by the coding sequence ATGAATAATATGAATCAAGATAATGGTATGCAAAAAAGAATGTTAATCATGACGTTAGTCGTGTTTGTGTTTTTTATTGCTTATGAATTTTTGGTATTAAAGCCTCAACAAGAGGAAAAACAAAAACAACAAGAGATAGCTAAACAGCAAAATCAAAATGCTGCTCCTGATGTAGCTTCAACAACTGATGCAATGGTTCAAAGTGCGCCAACTGATGCAAGTATGTCTAAATCGATTAATGCTTTAACAAGTAAAGCAGTGGGTAAAGCTGATATTATAACAACAATTAAAACAGCAAAAAGTATTATAGAGATAGATAAATTAGGAAGAGTTGCACAAGTAACATTAACTGATAGTATATATAAAGATGGTGAAGGTCACGAAATCAAGCTTTTCGAAGCTGATCAATTAAGACCATTAGAGGTTAGATTCGCTAATACAGATATCAATAATAAAGCTTTCCAGACAAGTTATACATCAACTGTTTCAAATGTAGATGCAACTAAAAATGCACAAAAATTTGTTTTAACACAAAATGTTGATGGTTTAGTATTAACAAAAGAATTTACTGTTTATCCTGATGGACACTATGACTTAAATGTAAAATCATCTCAAAAAGAGCAATTTTTTATTACAAATGGATTCAGACCAAATGTATTAGCAGATATGTATGCTGATCATGGTGTATATGTTAAACAAAATGATGGAACAATGGAATTAACTTCAGATGAAGATTTAGACAAAGTTAAATCATATACTGGAATTAAATTTGTTTCAAACTTTGATAGATATTATGCAACAGTTATTTATAACTTTGAAAAGTCACTTCAAATCTCATTGATGCCAGATAGTTCAAAAAATCCTCAAGCCTTTGCTCATGCATTAGGAGAGATTAGTTTTTCTGGATATATGGGACCTAAAAACTTTAATGATTTAAAAGCTTTAAATCCAGAATTAACAGATGTTATTGAATATGGGTGGTTTACTTTTATTGCTAAACCTATGTTTACATTCTTACAATTCCTTCATGGATATATTGGAAACTGGGGTTGGACTATTGTTATTTTAACAATTATTATTAAACTTGTTTTATATCCTTTATCATACAAAGGTATGGTTTCTATGCAAAAGCTTAAAGATCTTGCACCAAAAATGAAAGAGATTCAAGCAAAATATAAAGATGATAAACAAAAACAATCTATGCATATGATGGAATTATACAAAAAACATGGTGCAAACCCTATGGGTGGTTGTTTACCATTAATTTTACAAATTCCAGTATTCTTTGCTATCTATAGAGTTTTATTAAATTCAATTGAATTAAAAGGTGCAGAATGGATTTTATGGATTCACGATTTAGCGGAAATGGATCCTTATTATGTATTACCAATTTTAATGGGTGCATCAATGTTTGTTCAGCAAAAAATTACACCTAATACTATGCAAGATGAGATGCAAAAGAAGATTTTCCAAATGTTACCAATTATATTTACATTCTTCTTCTTATGGTTCCCAGCAGGGTTAACTCTTTACTGGTTTACAAACAACCTATTTACAATTGCACAACAATATAGTATTAATAAAATATTTGAAAGACAAAGAGCTGCTAAAAAGTAG
- the mnmE gene encoding tRNA uridine-5-carboxymethylaminomethyl(34) synthesis GTPase MnmE, which yields MILDDTIVAIATANGVGSISIVRISGDKALDIAKTLSKKQELKPRLATLSSIYNSNDEIIDEALILYFKNPFSFTGEDVVEFQCHGGIAISNIIMSEAIKCGARLAQPGEFSKRAFINGKIDLTKAEAIAKIIEARSEDAVKLLAKQLKGELTDFVNDIREDLLFMLAYTEVNIDYAEEDLPEDIFEQIKNKLDKIEVKLENTLEASKRREGLIEGFKVAIIGKPNVGKSSLLNKLLNFDRAIISDIAGTTRDTIEESVKIGTHIIKIVDTAGIREADDVIEQIGIEKSIKAVEEADIVISLFDNSKVCDKEDEKILSLIDEYSNKEIIKVLNKSDLDNNFDKTNLEDYIELSTKETINPLIYKLESILDSNTHSDDMTLISKRQVDSVENTLEHIKSSSMPLETGELEFFAYHIKEALEYISNITRPYENDEMLDVMFGAFCLGK from the coding sequence TTGATTTTAGATGATACTATTGTAGCAATAGCTACTGCAAATGGTGTAGGGTCTATCTCTATTGTAAGAATCAGTGGAGACAAAGCCCTAGACATTGCAAAAACACTTTCAAAAAAACAAGAATTAAAACCAAGACTTGCAACACTTAGCTCAATTTATAATTCAAATGATGAGATTATAGATGAAGCTTTAATTTTATATTTTAAAAATCCTTTTTCTTTTACTGGTGAAGATGTTGTTGAATTTCAATGCCATGGTGGTATTGCTATCTCAAACATCATTATGAGTGAAGCTATAAAATGTGGAGCAAGACTAGCTCAACCTGGTGAATTTTCAAAAAGAGCATTTATAAATGGTAAGATTGATCTTACAAAAGCAGAAGCAATTGCTAAGATAATTGAAGCAAGAAGTGAAGATGCAGTTAAACTTTTAGCAAAACAACTAAAGGGTGAATTGACAGATTTCGTAAATGATATTAGAGAAGATTTACTTTTTATGTTGGCTTATACTGAGGTAAATATTGATTACGCAGAAGAGGATTTACCTGAAGATATCTTTGAACAAATCAAAAATAAATTAGACAAAATTGAAGTAAAACTTGAAAATACTTTGGAAGCTAGTAAAAGAAGAGAAGGATTAATTGAAGGTTTTAAAGTAGCAATTATTGGTAAACCAAATGTTGGTAAATCTTCACTTTTAAATAAGCTTTTAAATTTTGATAGAGCTATTATTTCTGATATTGCAGGAACTACTAGAGATACAATTGAAGAATCAGTAAAAATTGGTACTCATATAATCAAAATAGTTGATACAGCAGGTATTAGAGAAGCTGATGATGTGATTGAGCAAATAGGAATAGAAAAGTCAATCAAAGCTGTAGAGGAAGCTGACATTGTAATCTCTTTATTTGATAACAGCAAAGTTTGCGATAAAGAAGATGAAAAAATATTATCTTTAATTGATGAATATTCAAATAAAGAGATTATTAAAGTTTTAAATAAATCTGATTTGGATAATAATTTTGATAAGACTAATCTTGAAGATTATATTGAATTAAGTACAAAAGAAACAATCAATCCTTTAATATACAAACTTGAGTCAATCTTAGATTCAAATACTCACAGTGATGATATGACACTAATCTCAAAAAGACAAGTAGATTCTGTAGAAAATACTTTAGAACATATAAAAAGTTCAAGTATGCCTTTAGAAACAGGAGAGTTAGAGTTTTTTGCATATCATATAAAAGAGGCTTTGGAATATATTTCTAATATCACTAGACCATATGAAAATGATGAGATGTTAGATGTTATGTTTGGGGCATTTTGTTTGGGGAAATAG
- the yidD gene encoding membrane protein insertion efficiency factor YidD has translation MKTLFKYLIKFYQKYLSIISFGSCRYYPSCSNYAIWQLENNTFFKAIYFTIARVLKCNQLFPGGFDYPIVKVAKHNNINFKKIKVKYWLVPVDNNRYLIVKNREWKSNNE, from the coding sequence AATATTTAATTAAATTTTATCAAAAATACTTGTCTATAATATCATTTGGAAGTTGTAGGTATTATCCTTCATGTTCAAATTATGCCATCTGGCAATTGGAGAACAATACTTTCTTTAAGGCAATTTATTTTACAATAGCACGCGTATTAAAATGTAATCAACTTTTTCCTGGTGGATTTGATTATCCAATAGTAAAAGTTGCAAAGCATAATAATATAAATTTCAAAAAAATAAAAGTTAAATACTGGCTAGTACCGGTAGATAACAATAGATACCTCATAGTAAAAAATCGGGAGTGGAAGAGTAATAATGAATAA